CAATGACGGCTTCAACAGCACCGGTTTTGATCGCTTTTTCCTTGATTCCATCCACATCGCGACCCTGGCCGAGATCACAGGTATAAGTGATCACGTCCATATTGTATTTTTCATTGATCCACTTGACGGCGACTGAAGTATCCAGACCACCACTGTATGCCAAAACTACTTTTTCTCTTGCCACGAAACTCTACCAATCTTCTGGAAATGAAGGAGTAAATACTGATTTGACGGAACTCGGGAATGATGCAAATGGTACTAATATCAGTTGCTGTTCGCAATGCGCACATTCTAACATTCTGGCTCAGGGCAGTCGAAAACCAGACCGAAAACCACCTGGACCGTCATGAATTCTTCGCGGGCTGGAACAGCCCGGATTATCAGGAATAAGAAAAGCACCCGACAGTCTCCTGCCGGGTGCTTTAAATCTATTATAAAACGGGACGAAATCTGAGCTTAGTGCAGATCGTCGTCTCCATGGTCGTCCTTACCCTTTTCAGCAATCAGAGCATCGCTGGTCAGCAGCAGAGTCGAAACACTGGCTGAATTCTGCAGAGCGGAACGCGTCACACGGGTCGGATCAATGATCCCGGTTTTGACCAGATCTTCGTACTTGGAAGTCGCGGCGTTGTAGCCCATATTGCCTTCCAGTTCGGAAACCTTTTCACAGACCACACTACCATCATCACCGGCGTTATTGGCAATGGATGTCAGCGGTGCACGGCAGGCCCGCAAAATAATTTCGTAACCCACTTTTTCTTCCTGTGAAAGACCCGATGGCTTACAGGCTGCAGAGCATCGCAGTAACGCAACGCCACCACCGGGCAGAATGCCTTCAGCGACAGCAGCACGAACAGCATGCAATGCGTCTTCCACGCGAGCTTTCTTTTCTTTCATTTCGCTTTCGGTAGCAGCACCAACATTGATCTGTGCAACACCACCGGAAAGTTTCGCAATCCGTTCTTCCAGCTTTTCCTTGTCGTAATCACTGGATGAATTTTCCAGTTCACGACGAATCTGTTCGATCCGGGATTTGATTTCGCCAGGCTTTCCACCACCTTCGATGATGGTCGCGTTGTCTTTGTCGACGGAAACCTTCTTGGCTGTTCCCAAATCGGACAACTGCAGATTTTCCAGCTGAATTCCGAGGTCTTCAAAGATCGCCTGACCACCGACCATGATGGCGATATCCTGCAGCATTGCTTTACGACGATCGCCGTAACCAGGTGCTTTAACAGCACAGCAGCGGAAGGTACCACGCAGTTTGTTGATTACGAGCGTCGACAGCGCTTCACCTTCGATGTCTTCAGCGATAATCAACAGAGGCTTACCGGCATTAACGACTTTTTCCAGAACAGGAACCAGATCTTTAATGTTCGAAATCTTCTTTTCGTGAACCAGAACGTAGGCATCTTCCAGATCGCAGGACATGCTCTGAGGATCGGTTACGAAGTAAGGAGACAGATAACCGCGGTCAAACTGCATGCCTTCGACCACTTCGAAGCTGGTCTGCAGACTCTGACCTTCTTCAACGGTAATCACACCGTCTTTTCCAACCTGCTCCATGGCATCTGCCAGAATTTTTCCGATTTCTTCATCGCCATTCGAGGCAACTTTACCAACCTGCGAAATCGCTTTTTTGTTCTTGCATTCGATCGACATTTTGTGGAGCTTATCGACAATGTCTTCGACTGCCTTATCCATGCCCCGTTTCATGGCAATCGGGCTGACACCGGCAACAACGGATTTCAGACCTTCATTGTAAATCGCCTCTGCCATAATAGTCGCAGTTGTGGTTCCATCGCCGGCAATGTCAGACGTTTTGCTGGCAACTTCGCGAACCATGCGGGCACCCATGTCTTCGAACTTGTCTGGGAGTTCGATTTCACGGGCAACAGATACACCGTCTTTAGTCACAGTCGGGGATCCAAAGCTTTTTTCAAGAATAACATTACGTCCCTTGGGACCCAGCGTTACTCGAACTGCGCGCGCCAGCTTACTGATGCCGCGTCGCATCGCTTCTTGAGCTTCCTGATCGAAGGCAATCATCTTTGCCATTTCACTATCTCTCCATGTACGCAGTATGAAATTTGAAAGGAAGAGTAACCAGCTCACCTGAATCGGGAGCGATTACCGCTAATAACAAAACAGGGGCAACTTAATAAGTTGCCAAAATGTCACTTTCGCGGAGCAACAGATACTCTTCTCCGCCAATTTTGATTTCGTCCCCACCATAAGGACTGAAAATGACACGGTCCCCTTCCTTGACGGTTAATGGAAGTTTCGTTCCATCAGATTTGACGTGTCCATCTCCCACGGCGACTACTTCACCACGTTGTGGTTTATCTTGCGCACTGTCAGGAAGGACAATACCCCCTGCTGTGGTTGACTCTGCAACTTCTCTTTTCAGAACGACTTTGTCACCAAGAGGGACAATCCGGGCGCCTTTACTTGCTTTGGCAGCCTTCTTCGCCATTGGGATCTCCTAGATTTTAATTTTTGACTCTAATGTCTTCACATCGGATAGTTTTATGATCTGTGGTGGCGGTCTAGCCAATCCACAACAACACATGGTCAACTCATACCTGCGGTGCAGACAAGAGCGTATCAATCCTAGCTGCGAACGCCGTGCCTATTTGGCGAATAATCCATAAGACATTTGATATATAGATGTTATCGATTATTTCTAAGAATGAATTCTCTGGCCAATCCTGCCGGACAGTCTCTATCGCCTGAAATCCTGCTGCCATATTGGCAGCAAAGCTTAACTCCAAATCAGCTACTATCTCCGAACCTTTTGATTCCGTGATTTAGCAAAGTTGATGAAAATTGCGACATTTTAAAATTGACACAACCGTTAATATGGGTATTATCGGTAAATCAAGAAGCACAAGCCCCTGAATTTCTCCTTCAGGCCCGAGGGTTACTTTCCCTCAAATGTTCTCATCTCACTCACTCTCTCTCGTTTCATCTTTCTATTAAACCACAAGATCAGAAACACGAGAGGAGTTTGCAGTGTCAGAATCTTTGCCCCCTACAGCGAGATCAGAAGACTGGGATTTACTGAATCCGATTGTGCAACAGGCACATCTGTTAGCGTCAGAAGGAAAGTCTCAGGAGGCCCGTGCCTTGTTTTTTTCAAACGATTTCACGGTATCAAACTGGGTACGCCGTCTGCATCTGGGACAGTTTCTGCTTGAAACCGGCAACAATCTGGAATCGATTGAACAATTCTCAATTGTACTTGATGCTGCACAACAGCAGGAAAATAATCAGTTGAGATCCGTCGTCTGCCATAATCTGGCAGTCGCTTATCGTCATCTGAAATTCTTTGATTTAGCCTCTCAATTTCAGCAATATTCCATTGCCTGGGGAGACTTGCGTTCTGCAAACCATCAGACCCTCGAAGAAAAACTGGACCAACTTACTGATAACTCTGCCTGTGATCTGACGGGACGTGCAAATGACGCTATTCTGCAAGAAGACTACTCACTCGCAGAACAACTACTGAACATATCACTGTCACGAGAGATCCTGTACGGTGATCCGGATTCCCAGGCTGCTGATTGGGGAAATCTGGGAATCGTTCAGGGGTTGAAGGGAAACCATCTACGTGCTGTTTCCTGTTTTCGAAAAGCTTACCAGCTCCACAAACAGACAAACAATATTGCATCGATGGGGCAGGACCTGGTCCATCTGGGTGAATTGTTCTGGATAGTCGGCCGCTTCTGCCGCGCAACGCGCTGCCTGAATCGATCGCTCGCATGTTTCTCCCGGAGCCACCGCTCGATGCTGGAACAGAATACGCGCACTCGATTGCTCGAGATGCAGCGGCTTCTCAAAGTGAAACAACATGATCCCTTGTTGAATTAACTCTGATTTCTCTCCTGAAGATAAATCACGAGCATTTGAAATTCAGTGACTGTCCACTTGCGAAATGCCCCATGCTCTGTTGATAATTGGAAAACAAAGAGTCGGCCAGACTTAACAGCATCCCCAGATCCGAAACCGGACGACGACACCATTCAGGGGCAGGCCGACTGGGATTGATTTCGAAGGATCTCACTAAATATCTCAAAGGTCTTACATGCCCATCAAGGTTCGCTGCAAAGAATGTAATACTTCCTTTTCCGTCAGAGATGAAGCTGAAGGGAAAAAAGTACGTTGTAAAGAATGCGGCGCCCCCGTCAAAGTCACTGCTGCGAAACAGAGCAAGAAACGCAGCAGATCCAGCAAACCAGCAGATACAGACGATTTTCTGGCCACGCTTGATATCGATAAACTCGAAGACAAGGCAGCAAAAATCTGCCCCCGCTGCGGGCACGATGTCGACGAAGATGATGTTGAATGCTCAAATTGCGGCGTTGATCTCAGCACGGGTCGCATGAGCGAAGCAACTCGTCGTAAACGTAAACGCAAAGGGCCTGCCGTTGAAGAGTTTTATTCAAAATCCTGGGGAGACGCCTACACATTTCTGAAAAATCATAAAGGACTGGCGATCAAGACTTTCCTTTATTCGTCCATCGCGAGCACGTTGTTTTTCTGCGCGATTTTCATGGTGATGTGGTGTCATCGAACCCCTCCTCGTGCATTCTGGGGCTTTATTGCATTTGTTTCCATCATGGCCATTCCCGGTTGGATCTGGTTCATTCAAACTGAAGTGGTCCGGTATGCATTGCAGAAAAAAGACAAACTGAAACGTATCAACTTTGACTTTTTTCTGTGTTCTGCATTAGGAATGAAATTCATCTTCTGGGTTATTCTGTTCAGCCTGCCGGCACAAGCGATCCTGGGGACACTAGGATATTATTTCATTTCAAATGGCTCAACTCCCACAGGAGCGATCCTGATCGCCGCGGGTTTTATCCCCACCTTTCTGATGTTCCCACTGGCAATTCCGCACATGACCATGGTGGATTCCACACCGGGCTGGATGATACACAAACTGGGAAAAATTTTCCTCAATCTCGTGAAACCGGCGATGTTCTGGTGTTTTGTTTTCGTGATGACCAGCCTTCCGGTGATTGGCTGCCTGGCGGCTATTGGAGCAGTTAGCGGCGATGATTTAAATACTTTTTTCTCGAATGTCCGTTACAACTCATCGGTTGCCAGAGATAACGGTGCGAAGGAATACGCAGAAGAAAACAAGATCAAAGATTTTGTGGAAGGTCCATTCGTTGGTAAAACCCCTGCAGAACTGGATGCAAAAGTATTGATCTTACCTTCTATATTGTGGGTGCTTGCCTGTCTGTTCTATGCTCCGACATTAATCTATAACGCCAGAGTCAATGGCCTGCTGGCAGTGCATTGCAAACCTGACCTGAATCTGATTACAAAACTTTCTGAAACTAAATATGTTTCGAAAGCCGACCGCGAAAAGGGTGACGACAGTGCTACTCATCCACTACAACTCGCGGTAATTGGAGTGCTGGGAGGGGCGGGAATTGGTACCATATTTTATTTTGTGACCCCGTATTTGCCTTTGCTTCTTGTCTGGGTCCTGTTTGGCATCTCCTTCCTCACCCTGTTCGTCTGTTTTATTATCACTCTGGTTAAGCTTTATAAAATTGACGGACCACTACAATGCGTAATTGGTTTTTTCGTCTCGATTTATGCGTTCGGTAAGGGCTGGAGTTATGCCCAAAAAGATAAAGAGATGGGTAAGACTATGCTAATCTGGACCCTCTTTATCGTGGTGATCAATATTATGGCCTACTCCATGGAGGTGCACGGAATCATTGAGTCTGAGGAGAAACAGAATGCGGCAGCCCCCGAAGACCCGGACGCAGCCGATCCCGCGATGGAAGGCGAGCCTGCAGAACCGGCAACTCCCTGATTTCTGTATCTTCGGAATACCTCTGGTTGACAGCGCGATCTGGTTGTTTACAATAGTAATAGTTACCGCCGCTCTTCCCTCCTGCTCATCCAGCGGGCAAATGGAGTGGGTACTCCTGAATCACGTCCCTGCAACATCGTGAATTCCTCAGGAGCCAGTTACATTATTCCATTTGTTCTGAACAGTACCCGCTCATCTTACTGATGCCGTTACCGCTCATCCCGTAAAACGCAAATCGTGGTGATGCTGTTTGGTATTGGTCTCTCCAGAATGCAAAGTCAGATGAAACCACAGTCTCACGATCTATTTGATGAATCCACAATGAGCTTTGGGGATCACCTCGAAGCCCTTCGCATTCATTTATGGAAAGCATTAATTGGACTTGCGATTTGTGTAGTGGGTGCCTTATTTATTGGTCACAAAATTGTTGCTGTTGTCCGTGCACCCATTGATTCTGCTTTGAGAGAATACAATCTGGATAAACTCCCGCATCAGATCGCCGAAGACCCGGAAAATCCCGATGTCAATCCGTCTGCCAGCATTGATGAGCTGATCGCCAGCCTGAACAGTAAACAGCCACAGACTGCAGAGACCAAAGCACTGCAAAAAATTCTCCTCGATTATCAATACCGGATCGACAGCCTGGAAGAAACGATGGCTGAACCAGTCACACTGGCTGTGCAGGAAGCTTTTACGACGATTTACCTGAAGGTCTCCTTTGTCGCGGGTCTGGTCTTTGCCAGTCCATGGGTGATCTATCAGATCTGGCTGTTTGTGGCGGCAGGCCTTTATCCCCATGAGCGCAAATACGTCTACATCTATCTGCCGATGAGCATTTTTCTATTCCTGGGTGGGGCACTGTTCTGTTTTTATGCTGTCTTCCCTTTCGTTCTCAAATTCCTGCTGGGCTTTAATAAATTACTGGGTGTGAACCCTCAGATTCGCCTGTCCGAATGGATCAGTTTTGCGATTACTTTGCCGGTGATGTTCGGCCTCAGTTTCCAGTTACCACTGGTCATGCTGTTTCTGGAAAGAATCTCCGTATTCAGTCTGCAGGACTATCATGAAAAACGGCGGATGGCCATTTTGATCATTGCTATCATTTCCATGCTCATGACACCGGCCGACCCGATGAGCATGATCCTGATGATGATGCCTCTGATTCTGCTCTATGAACTGGGAATTCTGATGTGTAAATACTTCCCCAGTGCGAATGCCAGTCCGTTTGAAGCAGCCTGATTCCTGCTGAAATGAGAACTGATTTTCCTCTGTTCAGATGACGCAGTCTTCAACTACAATGCCGCGGGTCCGGGGCCACGAATTCCTGGAAATCAGCGAAATTGCGCTAAAACAGCGAGGATAAAAATGAGTACCAGCACTGAGCAGGATGCGGCTGTGCAACCCACCAGCAAATCCACCCGGAAACATAAACTGTTCAAGATCTCTCTACTTGTCTGCGCCCTGATTGGGGCGGTAGTCCTGATCTGGGAAGGACTTCTGGAAGACCGGCTTGTGGCAAAACGTTTCGGCGTCGTGGAGCAGGGCAAAATCTATCGCAGCGGTCAGATCTCCAGTTACCTGATCGAACCGGTACTCAGTGAA
The sequence above is a segment of the Gimesia algae genome. Coding sequences within it:
- a CDS encoding tetratricopeptide repeat protein translates to MSESLPPTARSEDWDLLNPIVQQAHLLASEGKSQEARALFFSNDFTVSNWVRRLHLGQFLLETGNNLESIEQFSIVLDAAQQQENNQLRSVVCHNLAVAYRHLKFFDLASQFQQYSIAWGDLRSANHQTLEEKLDQLTDNSACDLTGRANDAILQEDYSLAEQLLNISLSREILYGDPDSQAADWGNLGIVQGLKGNHLRAVSCFRKAYQLHKQTNNIASMGQDLVHLGELFWIVGRFCRATRCLNRSLACFSRSHRSMLEQNTRTRLLEMQRLLKVKQHDPLLN
- the groES gene encoding co-chaperone GroES, which produces MAKKAAKASKGARIVPLGDKVVLKREVAESTTAGGIVLPDSAQDKPQRGEVVAVGDGHVKSDGTKLPLTVKEGDRVIFSPYGGDEIKIGGEEYLLLRESDILATY
- the groL gene encoding chaperonin GroEL (60 kDa chaperone family; promotes refolding of misfolded polypeptides especially under stressful conditions; forms two stacked rings of heptamers to form a barrel-shaped 14mer; ends can be capped by GroES; misfolded proteins enter the barrel where they are refolded when GroES binds) — protein: MAKMIAFDQEAQEAMRRGISKLARAVRVTLGPKGRNVILEKSFGSPTVTKDGVSVAREIELPDKFEDMGARMVREVASKTSDIAGDGTTTATIMAEAIYNEGLKSVVAGVSPIAMKRGMDKAVEDIVDKLHKMSIECKNKKAISQVGKVASNGDEEIGKILADAMEQVGKDGVITVEEGQSLQTSFEVVEGMQFDRGYLSPYFVTDPQSMSCDLEDAYVLVHEKKISNIKDLVPVLEKVVNAGKPLLIIAEDIEGEALSTLVINKLRGTFRCCAVKAPGYGDRRKAMLQDIAIMVGGQAIFEDLGIQLENLQLSDLGTAKKVSVDKDNATIIEGGGKPGEIKSRIEQIRRELENSSSDYDKEKLEERIAKLSGGVAQINVGAATESEMKEKKARVEDALHAVRAAVAEGILPGGGVALLRCSAACKPSGLSQEEKVGYEIILRACRAPLTSIANNAGDDGSVVCEKVSELEGNMGYNAATSKYEDLVKTGIIDPTRVTRSALQNSASVSTLLLTSDALIAEKGKDDHGDDDLH
- the tatC gene encoding twin-arginine translocase subunit TatC — translated: MKPQSHDLFDESTMSFGDHLEALRIHLWKALIGLAICVVGALFIGHKIVAVVRAPIDSALREYNLDKLPHQIAEDPENPDVNPSASIDELIASLNSKQPQTAETKALQKILLDYQYRIDSLEETMAEPVTLAVQEAFTTIYLKVSFVAGLVFASPWVIYQIWLFVAAGLYPHERKYVYIYLPMSIFLFLGGALFCFYAVFPFVLKFLLGFNKLLGVNPQIRLSEWISFAITLPVMFGLSFQLPLVMLFLERISVFSLQDYHEKRRMAILIIAIISMLMTPADPMSMILMMMPLILLYELGILMCKYFPSANASPFEAA
- a CDS encoding MJ0042-type zinc finger domain-containing protein; translation: MPIKVRCKECNTSFSVRDEAEGKKVRCKECGAPVKVTAAKQSKKRSRSSKPADTDDFLATLDIDKLEDKAAKICPRCGHDVDEDDVECSNCGVDLSTGRMSEATRRKRKRKGPAVEEFYSKSWGDAYTFLKNHKGLAIKTFLYSSIASTLFFCAIFMVMWCHRTPPRAFWGFIAFVSIMAIPGWIWFIQTEVVRYALQKKDKLKRINFDFFLCSALGMKFIFWVILFSLPAQAILGTLGYYFISNGSTPTGAILIAAGFIPTFLMFPLAIPHMTMVDSTPGWMIHKLGKIFLNLVKPAMFWCFVFVMTSLPVIGCLAAIGAVSGDDLNTFFSNVRYNSSVARDNGAKEYAEENKIKDFVEGPFVGKTPAELDAKVLILPSILWVLACLFYAPTLIYNARVNGLLAVHCKPDLNLITKLSETKYVSKADREKGDDSATHPLQLAVIGVLGGAGIGTIFYFVTPYLPLLLVWVLFGISFLTLFVCFIITLVKLYKIDGPLQCVIGFFVSIYAFGKGWSYAQKDKEMGKTMLIWTLFIVVINIMAYSMEVHGIIESEEKQNAAAPEDPDAADPAMEGEPAEPATP